One window from the genome of Rhodobacteraceae bacterium S2214 encodes:
- a CDS encoding DUF2945 domain-containing protein — protein MTKYNKGDKVEWNWGNGTGTGQVEKSYTEKVTRKISGTEVTRDADSDNPAYYIKQDDGDAVLKSESELSKAS, from the coding sequence ATGACCAAGTATAACAAAGGCGACAAGGTTGAATGGAACTGGGGCAACGGGACCGGCACTGGTCAGGTTGAAAAATCCTACACCGAAAAGGTAACGCGCAAGATCAGCGGCACCGAGGTCACCCGTGATGCGGATAGCGATAATCCCGCTTACTACATCAAACAGGACGACGGTGACGCCGTCCTGAAATCTGAATCTGAGCTGTCGAAGGCGTCTTAG
- a CDS encoding lipolytic enzyme, G-D-S-L — protein MQKTLLTFGDSNTHGTMPMTAASDNFRYGVGQRWPSVTAQALGSSWRLIEEGLPGRTATAACDPIMGAHMNGQIGLQIALGSHKPIDLLTIMLGTNDCKPYFGLTAQGIASAIAGLIAIAKDPDVQAKHGGFEILLIAPPVVQERGAFVAELWQAAGKSAALPALYADLAAHTGIAFLDASPHVTTCAEDGVHFDEIAHQTLGQLVAAKIASL, from the coding sequence ATGCAAAAAACACTGCTTACATTCGGCGATAGCAACACCCATGGCACGATGCCGATGACTGCGGCATCCGACAATTTTCGTTATGGCGTCGGTCAACGTTGGCCAAGCGTGACCGCCCAGGCACTCGGATCGTCGTGGCGGCTGATAGAGGAAGGCCTACCGGGGCGGACAGCGACGGCGGCCTGCGATCCCATTATGGGCGCGCATATGAACGGGCAGATCGGACTACAGATTGCGCTTGGTAGCCACAAGCCCATTGATCTGCTGACGATCATGTTAGGGACGAATGACTGCAAACCCTACTTCGGCCTGACAGCGCAAGGTATCGCAAGCGCGATAGCGGGGCTGATTGCGATTGCAAAGGACCCGGACGTACAGGCCAAACACGGTGGTTTTGAAATTCTGCTGATCGCCCCGCCAGTGGTCCAAGAGCGTGGTGCCTTCGTGGCAGAGCTTTGGCAGGCAGCAGGGAAATCAGCGGCCCTACCAGCCCTTTACGCAGACCTCGCCGCCCATACTGGGATCGCATTCCTTGATGCGAGCCCGCATGTCACAACCTGCGCCGAAGACGGCGTTCATTTTGATGAGATCGCGCATCAAACCCTTGGACAGTTGGTCGCAGCCAAGATCGCGTCGCTATAG
- a CDS encoding exodeoxyribonuclease III: MPFTLATWNINSVRLREDIVLRLMREEAPDVLCLQECKSPVEKIPMEGFRDLGYEHVVARGQKGYNGVAILSKIPMEEAGAYDYADLGHARHIAGKLENGVTVHNFYVPAGGDKPNREINEKFGQKLDYLRDMQAGFTAEKPEKAILVGDLNIAPREDDVWDHKKLLKVVSHTPVEVEALAAVQAAGDWVDVTRADVPEGKLYSWWSYRSPDWDTADKGRRLDHVWATPDIAGSASGSRVIRDVRGWEKPSDHAPVFATFDL, from the coding sequence ATGCCGTTTACACTTGCCACTTGGAACATCAACTCTGTCCGCTTGCGCGAAGACATCGTGCTGCGCTTGATGCGTGAAGAAGCACCCGATGTCCTGTGCCTGCAGGAATGCAAAAGCCCGGTCGAGAAAATCCCGATGGAAGGCTTTCGCGACCTTGGTTACGAACACGTCGTGGCGCGCGGGCAAAAGGGGTACAACGGCGTGGCGATCCTGTCGAAAATCCCGATGGAAGAGGCGGGTGCATACGACTACGCCGATCTCGGTCATGCCCGTCATATCGCGGGCAAGCTGGAAAACGGGGTGACGGTCCACAACTTTTACGTGCCTGCAGGCGGCGACAAGCCGAACCGCGAAATCAACGAAAAATTTGGTCAGAAACTGGATTATTTGCGCGATATGCAAGCCGGATTTACTGCGGAAAAACCGGAAAAAGCTATTCTTGTCGGCGACTTGAACATTGCGCCGCGCGAAGATGATGTTTGGGACCACAAGAAACTGTTGAAAGTGGTCAGCCACACGCCGGTTGAAGTTGAAGCCTTGGCAGCCGTGCAAGCCGCAGGCGATTGGGTGGACGTCACCCGCGCGGATGTGCCTGAAGGCAAACTGTACAGCTGGTGGTCGTATCGGTCGCCTGATTGGGACACCGCCGACAAAGGCCGCCGCTTGGACCACGTTTGGGCCACTCCCGATATCGCTGGGTCAGCGTCCGGCAGTCGGGTCATCCGCGACGTGCGCGGTTGGGAAAAACCAAGCGATCATGCGCCTGTCTTCGCGACCTTCGATCTATAG
- the rlmN gene encoding 23S rRNA (adenine(2503)-C(2))-methyltransferase RlmN yields MTATAPVTPDMLTIPRKDTGGGLPNLVGMTREAMRDALIAAGTPEKQAKMRVGQIWQWIYHWGFRDFEQMTNLAKDYRAMLAETFVVAVPEVVTRQVSEDGTRKYLVRIAGGHEVEIVYIPETDRGTLCVSSQVGCTLTCSFCHTGTQKLVRNLTAAEIIGQVMVARDDLGEWPEPGTRTEADRTRLLSNIVLMGMGEPLYNFESVRDAMKIAMDPHGIQLSRRRITLSTSGVVPEIARTAEEIGCQLAISFHATTDEVRNKLVPINKRWPLADLLDALRSYPKVSNSERITFEYVMLDGVNDSDEDAHRLVKLIDGIPAKINLIPFNEWPGAPYKRSSNNRIRKFADIVHNAGYSSPVRRPRGEDIMAACGQLKSETERGRKSKAQIAAETGT; encoded by the coding sequence ATGACCGCCACGGCCCCTGTTACACCTGATATGCTGACGATCCCCCGTAAAGATACGGGCGGTGGCTTGCCGAATCTTGTCGGCATGACACGTGAAGCGATGCGTGATGCGTTGATCGCTGCCGGTACGCCTGAGAAGCAGGCGAAGATGCGGGTCGGCCAGATTTGGCAGTGGATTTACCACTGGGGCTTTCGCGACTTTGAACAGATGACGAACCTCGCGAAAGATTACCGCGCGATGTTGGCCGAGACATTTGTTGTGGCTGTACCAGAGGTTGTGACCCGTCAGGTGTCCGAAGATGGTACCCGCAAATATCTGGTCCGTATTGCTGGCGGCCACGAGGTTGAGATCGTTTATATTCCCGAAACGGATCGCGGCACGCTATGTGTGTCGTCGCAGGTCGGGTGCACGCTGACCTGTTCGTTCTGTCATACGGGCACACAGAAACTGGTGCGCAATCTGACTGCTGCCGAGATCATCGGACAGGTCATGGTGGCCCGCGACGATTTGGGCGAATGGCCGGAACCCGGCACCCGCACCGAAGCCGACCGCACCCGCCTTTTGTCGAACATTGTTTTGATGGGGATGGGCGAGCCGCTGTACAACTTTGAAAGCGTCCGTGATGCGATGAAAATCGCGATGGACCCGCATGGCATCCAGCTATCGCGCCGCCGTATTACGCTGTCGACGTCTGGTGTGGTTCCAGAGATTGCCCGCACTGCCGAAGAAATCGGCTGTCAGTTGGCCATTTCGTTCCACGCCACCACCGATGAGGTCCGCAATAAGTTGGTTCCGATCAACAAACGCTGGCCTTTGGCCGATCTGCTGGACGCATTGCGCAGCTACCCCAAGGTATCCAATTCAGAGCGGATCACGTTCGAATATGTCATGCTCGACGGTGTGAACGACAGCGACGAAGATGCGCACCGCTTGGTCAAACTGATCGACGGCATCCCCGCAAAGATCAACCTGATCCCATTCAACGAATGGCCCGGTGCGCCGTACAAACGGTCATCAAACAACCGCATTCGCAAGTTCGCTGATATTGTTCATAACGCGGGCTATTCGTCCCCAGTTCGCCGACCACGCGGTGAAGATATCATGGCCGCCTGTGGTCAATTGAAGTCTGAAACCGAACGTGGCCGTAAGTCCAAAGCGCAAATCGCGGCTGAAACCGGAACCTGA
- a CDS encoding Gfo/Idh/MocA family oxidoreductase, with product MAQLGVGIIGCGNISKAYLTLAPIFKSLKLVAVADLNMDNANARAAEFDVRADTVDDILKASDVDVIVNLTIPDAHFAVTKSVLEAGKHAYSEKPLVLTLEEGQILRDLAASKNLRVGSAPDTFLGGAHQQARAAIDGGQTGKIIGGTCHVMGHGMEAWHPNPDFFFKPGGGPVLDMGPYYVTNLIQLIGPVKSVAALANKTFPTRTIGNGPRDGEVIPVDVATNIHALLEFENGAAVTMGASWDVWTNKHTNMELYGEDASIFVPDPNFFGGDVEIGGQDRDIKVLDAWDHPFGVNNFEDSSKANYRCAGLADMAAAIAEGRDHRCNVDVAVHATDVMTSILKSGEERRFITLSTTCERPAALSPDEARALLA from the coding sequence ATGGCACAACTTGGTGTTGGCATCATCGGATGCGGGAATATCTCAAAGGCGTATTTGACACTAGCGCCGATCTTTAAATCGCTGAAACTGGTCGCGGTTGCGGACCTCAACATGGACAACGCAAACGCGCGTGCGGCTGAATTTGACGTGCGGGCGGACACGGTTGATGACATCCTAAAGGCGTCCGACGTCGATGTGATCGTAAACCTGACGATCCCGGATGCGCACTTCGCCGTGACCAAATCCGTTTTGGAAGCAGGCAAGCACGCCTACTCCGAAAAGCCATTGGTCTTGACATTGGAAGAAGGTCAAATCCTGCGCGATCTGGCAGCGTCGAAAAACCTGCGGGTCGGCTCTGCGCCTGACACGTTCCTTGGTGGTGCGCATCAGCAGGCACGCGCTGCAATCGATGGCGGCCAAACCGGCAAAATCATCGGCGGCACATGTCACGTCATGGGGCATGGGATGGAGGCATGGCATCCAAACCCTGATTTCTTTTTCAAACCTGGCGGTGGTCCGGTACTCGACATGGGGCCGTATTATGTCACCAACCTGATCCAATTGATCGGGCCCGTGAAATCGGTAGCCGCTTTGGCGAACAAAACCTTCCCGACACGCACAATCGGCAACGGCCCGCGCGATGGAGAAGTCATTCCGGTGGACGTCGCAACAAACATCCACGCGCTGCTGGAATTTGAAAACGGGGCCGCCGTGACGATGGGGGCCAGCTGGGACGTTTGGACCAATAAGCACACGAATATGGAGCTTTACGGCGAAGACGCATCAATCTTCGTGCCTGATCCGAACTTCTTTGGCGGTGACGTCGAAATCGGCGGGCAGGACCGTGACATCAAGGTGCTTGATGCGTGGGATCATCCGTTTGGTGTGAACAACTTCGAAGACAGCAGCAAAGCCAACTATCGCTGTGCGGGGCTAGCGGATATGGCCGCGGCCATCGCTGAAGGGCGTGACCACCGCTGTAATGTCGATGTCGCGGTGCATGCGACGGACGTCATGACAAGCATCCTGAAATCCGGCGAAGAACGCCGGTTCATCACGCTATCCACAACATGCGAACGCCCCGCAGCACTGTCACCGGATGAGGCGCGTGCGCTGTTGGCCTAA
- a CDS encoding co-chaperone YbbN: MLELGTTPSAPAAADMIVDGTDATFMQDVIEASQTVPVIVDFWAPWCGPCKTLGPAIEAAVTAAGGRVKLVKIDVDANPGYAGQLRVQSIPTVFAFHQGQPVDGFQGALPPSEIQAFVDKIAAMGPEADNGLADAIEAAEQMLTDGEAADAAETFAAILQEDPANAAAYAGLVRSYLALDDVDQAEAVLNGAPAEISTDALLEAAHAQVTLAREAQNAGPLAELAASVDANPDDHQARFDLAVAQHAGGDAETAVATLLELFRRDREWNDGAARAQLFKIFDALAANDPIVLNGRRKLSSLIFA, encoded by the coding sequence ATGTTAGAGCTTGGCACGACACCATCCGCACCCGCCGCCGCTGATATGATTGTAGATGGCACCGACGCGACCTTTATGCAGGACGTGATTGAAGCTTCGCAAACGGTTCCCGTGATTGTGGATTTTTGGGCCCCATGGTGTGGACCATGCAAAACTTTGGGACCAGCGATTGAAGCGGCTGTGACTGCCGCGGGCGGTCGCGTGAAACTGGTCAAGATCGATGTTGATGCCAACCCTGGCTATGCGGGCCAGTTGCGGGTTCAATCGATCCCGACGGTGTTCGCGTTTCATCAAGGCCAACCTGTTGACGGTTTTCAGGGGGCGTTGCCGCCGTCCGAAATTCAGGCCTTTGTCGATAAGATTGCGGCGATGGGGCCCGAAGCTGACAATGGTTTGGCCGACGCGATTGAAGCTGCAGAGCAAATGCTGACGGACGGTGAAGCCGCTGATGCCGCAGAAACATTTGCCGCAATCCTGCAAGAAGACCCTGCGAATGCTGCTGCTTATGCGGGCCTTGTCCGGTCATATCTCGCGCTTGATGACGTTGATCAGGCAGAGGCCGTGTTGAACGGTGCGCCTGCGGAAATCTCAACGGATGCGTTGCTGGAAGCGGCCCATGCCCAAGTCACATTGGCGCGTGAAGCGCAAAACGCGGGCCCGCTTGCTGAATTGGCGGCATCAGTTGACGCGAACCCAGACGACCACCAAGCGCGATTTGATCTGGCCGTCGCGCAGCATGCGGGCGGCGACGCCGAAACCGCCGTGGCAACGTTGCTTGAACTGTTCCGTCGTGATCGCGAATGGAATGATGGTGCGGCGCGGGCCCAATTGTTCAAGATCTTTGACGCGCTTGCAGCGAATGATCCAATCGTTTTGAACGGGCGTCGTAAATTGTCGTCTTTGATATTTGCCTGA
- a CDS encoding asparaginase — protein MTHPVDLIEIWRGDMIECMHQGHAVVCDASGQIIDAWGDPETVIFPRSSCKMLQALPLVESGAADSFGLTEKQLALSCASHDGSYIHTEAVSAWIKDLGLAEPDFRCGPQVPGDKDVRDDLIRAGDQPCRIHNNCSGKHSGFLTLNKHLGAGTEYTQIDHPVQQACKAVFEEVTQETSPTYGIDGCSAPNFASTLHGLARSMAFFASAHTRSDTRSSAAARLAQAMMAYPEMVAGETRACTNLMRAMDGKVAVKTGAEGVFIAIIPEKQLGVALKITDGATRASEAAIAAILVKLGVLDASHPTAKSLMTPDIRNWDGLVTGRISPVSALI, from the coding sequence ATGACACACCCAGTAGACCTGATCGAAATTTGGCGGGGCGACATGATTGAATGCATGCACCAAGGCCATGCAGTCGTCTGCGATGCGTCCGGTCAGATCATTGACGCATGGGGTGATCCGGAAACTGTGATCTTCCCACGGTCGTCTTGTAAGATGCTGCAGGCGTTGCCGTTGGTCGAAAGTGGTGCTGCGGACTCCTTTGGGTTGACTGAAAAACAATTGGCTTTGTCCTGCGCGTCCCATGACGGGTCCTACATTCACACAGAAGCCGTTTCTGCATGGATCAAGGACCTTGGGCTGGCGGAACCGGATTTCCGCTGTGGCCCGCAGGTGCCCGGCGACAAGGACGTGCGCGATGATCTGATCCGCGCGGGCGACCAGCCTTGCCGCATCCACAATAATTGCTCGGGCAAACATTCCGGGTTCCTGACGCTGAACAAACATCTCGGCGCAGGGACCGAGTATACGCAGATCGACCATCCCGTGCAGCAAGCCTGCAAAGCGGTGTTCGAAGAGGTGACCCAAGAAACATCGCCCACGTACGGCATCGATGGTTGTTCCGCCCCGAATTTCGCCAGCACCCTGCACGGATTGGCGCGGTCTATGGCCTTCTTTGCATCGGCCCACACCCGCAGCGATACACGCTCATCTGCCGCCGCCCGCCTTGCGCAAGCGATGATGGCCTATCCCGAAATGGTCGCGGGCGAGACGCGTGCTTGTACCAATCTGATGCGGGCCATGGATGGCAAGGTTGCCGTGAAAACGGGCGCAGAAGGCGTGTTCATCGCGATTATTCCTGAAAAGCAGCTCGGCGTGGCACTGAAAATCACGGACGGCGCGACCCGCGCCAGCGAAGCCGCGATTGCGGCGATCCTTGTGAAGCTCGGCGTGCTGGATGCCAGCCACCCGACCGCCAAATCCCTGATGACACCTGATATTCGCAACTGGGACGGCCTTGTGACGGGCCGGATTTCCCCTGTTTCTGCACTGATTTAA